One Myxococcales bacterium genomic region harbors:
- a CDS encoding TetR/AcrR family transcriptional regulator — protein sequence MGEQRRKSEDRQVELADAALHIIATKGIAALSTRSLAAEVGLSTGAIFKHFASLEALLDAVVGRVESVLEATFPDPSLPPLERLERFVAARSSAVGKQLGILRLVLSDQVSLAMTKGGSERLAACVARTRAFLRACIAEGQAQGTIRGDVPEAALTAVVMGTVQVLALANGKVKERELEAKAVREGLLTLLTPPRTEAAPRKKPS from the coding sequence ATGGGCGAGCAGCGCCGCAAATCCGAGGACAGGCAGGTCGAGCTGGCCGACGCGGCCTTGCACATCATCGCGACCAAGGGCATCGCGGCGCTGTCGACACGCAGCCTCGCGGCCGAGGTGGGGCTCAGCACGGGCGCCATCTTCAAACACTTCGCCTCGCTCGAGGCGCTGCTCGACGCGGTGGTCGGGCGGGTCGAGAGCGTGCTCGAGGCGACGTTCCCCGACCCGAGCCTCCCCCCTCTCGAGCGCCTCGAGCGCTTCGTCGCGGCGCGCAGCTCCGCAGTGGGCAAGCAGCTCGGCATCCTCAGGCTCGTCCTGTCCGATCAGGTGTCGCTCGCGATGACCAAGGGCGGCTCCGAGCGGCTCGCGGCCTGCGTCGCGAGGACGCGCGCGTTCCTCCGCGCCTGCATCGCGGAGGGCCAGGCCCAAGGCACCATCCGCGGCGACGTTCCCGAGGCCGCGCTCACCGCCGTCGTCATGGGCACGGTCCAAGTGCTCGCCCTCGCCAACGGGAAGGTCAAAGAGCGCGAGCTCGAGGCCAAGGCCGTGCGCGAGGGGCTCCTCACCCTCCTTACGCCACCCAGAACCGAGGCCGCGCCTCGAAAGAAGCCATCGTGA
- a CDS encoding cytochrome b/b6 domain-containing protein, whose product MSSDPLATNGEEARWPRASMIVHAAGAALVIGLAGAGFVMSDAPAGSGARLLLSRLHTLLGAGLMILTVARLVLRARGPKPPPLELPPVHRMGMGFVHVLLYVVTFAIGASGFATGATSAWPDYLGGRLPEAPDLHALVPRQAHEALVFALLGLVFAHVAGVMIHQVRKGGVLGRMIPFLK is encoded by the coding sequence ATGAGCTCCGATCCCCTCGCCACGAACGGAGAAGAAGCGCGCTGGCCACGCGCGAGCATGATCGTCCACGCCGCGGGGGCAGCCCTCGTCATCGGGCTCGCAGGAGCCGGGTTCGTCATGTCCGACGCCCCCGCGGGCTCGGGGGCACGGCTCCTCCTCTCGCGACTGCATACGCTGCTTGGCGCGGGCCTCATGATCCTGACGGTGGCGAGGCTCGTCTTGCGCGCGCGAGGGCCAAAACCACCGCCGCTCGAGCTCCCCCCCGTGCACCGTATGGGCATGGGCTTCGTCCACGTGTTGCTGTACGTCGTCACGTTCGCGATCGGCGCGAGCGGCTTCGCCACGGGAGCGACGAGCGCCTGGCCGGACTACCTCGGCGGTCGCCTGCCCGAGGCGCCGGACCTGCACGCGCTCGTGCCACGGCAGGCTCACGAGGCGCTGGTCTTCGCCTTGCTCGGCCTTGTCTTCGCCCACGTCGCGGGCGTGATGATTCACCAGGTCCGCAAGGGCGGCGTGCTCGGGCGCATGATCCCGTTCCTCAAGTAG
- the aroC gene encoding chorismate synthase, producing MGNTFGHLFRVTTWGESHGVGIGAVVDGCPSRLALSEADIQPDLDRRAPGQSKLVTQRKESDTVHIESGVFEGLTLGTPIALRIVNEDQRSGDYREVAEKYRPSHADYTYDAKYGHRDYRGGGRTSARETAARVAAGAIARKLLALRYGVEIVAWVSKVGTIVCPNEDLTVTREKVDETPVRCPDPEVAARMIERIEAARKGGDSVGGVVTCVVRGCPPGWGEPVFDRLEADLAKGMLSLPASKGFEIGSGFAGAELSGLEHNDPFFMKDGRVRTETNRSGGVQGGITNGELVYFRVAFKPTATVMHEQRTVTRTGEDTTLRGRGRHDPCVLPRAVPLVEAMSALVLIDHALRHERAR from the coding sequence GTGGGCAATACCTTCGGGCACCTCTTTCGCGTGACCACCTGGGGCGAGTCGCACGGCGTCGGGATCGGGGCCGTGGTCGACGGGTGCCCGTCGCGCCTCGCCCTCTCCGAGGCCGACATCCAGCCCGATCTCGATCGGCGCGCGCCGGGCCAGAGCAAGCTCGTCACCCAGCGAAAAGAGTCGGACACGGTGCACATCGAGAGCGGCGTCTTCGAGGGGCTCACCCTCGGCACGCCCATCGCGCTCCGCATCGTCAACGAGGACCAGCGCTCGGGCGACTACCGCGAGGTCGCCGAGAAGTACCGACCGAGCCACGCCGACTACACCTACGACGCCAAATACGGCCACCGCGACTACCGCGGCGGAGGGCGCACGAGCGCGCGAGAGACGGCGGCGCGTGTGGCCGCGGGGGCGATCGCGCGGAAGCTCTTGGCCTTGCGCTACGGCGTCGAGATCGTCGCGTGGGTGTCGAAGGTGGGCACCATCGTGTGCCCCAACGAGGACCTCACCGTCACGCGCGAGAAGGTCGACGAGACCCCGGTGCGCTGCCCCGACCCCGAGGTGGCCGCGCGCATGATCGAGCGCATCGAGGCCGCGCGAAAAGGCGGAGACTCCGTCGGAGGCGTGGTCACGTGCGTCGTGCGCGGGTGCCCGCCGGGCTGGGGTGAGCCCGTGTTCGACAGGCTCGAGGCCGATCTCGCGAAGGGCATGCTGAGCCTGCCGGCGAGCAAGGGCTTCGAGATCGGGTCGGGGTTCGCCGGCGCCGAGCTCTCGGGCCTCGAGCACAACGACCCGTTCTTCATGAAAGACGGCCGCGTGCGCACCGAGACGAACCGCTCGGGCGGCGTGCAGGGCGGCATCACCAACGGGGAGCTCGTGTACTTCCGCGTCGCGTTCAAGCCCACGGCCACCGTGATGCACGAGCAGCGCACCGTCACCCGCACCGGCGAAGATACGACCTTGCGCGGCCGCGGGCGCCACGACCCGTGCGTCTTGCCGCGGGCCGTGCCCCTCGTGGAGGCGATGAGCGCCCTCGTGCTCATCGACCACGCCCTCCGCCACGAGCGCGCGCGGTAG
- the galE gene encoding UDP-glucose 4-epimerase GalE, with product MGSILVTGGAGYIGSHMVKTLVSAGRDVVVLDDLSSGHEDAVHPKARFVRGDIRDSEKVRKIVADHAVEGTIHFAAKIQVGESMVKPRMYFQDNLVATLALLETLLDAKVGTFILSSTAAVYGDPEYTPIDEDHPKRPVNTYGESKLFIEHALRRYHDAYGLKYAALRYFNASGADPAAGLGERHDPETHLIPLVLDAAAGKRADIGVFGDDWDTRDGTCERDYIHVLDLADAHLAAFDHLARGGASGAYNLGTGRGTTVKEIISAVETVTKRKVPVSMKPRRDGDPAVLVASAKKAEATFGWKAKRADLLGIVGDAWAFHQRKV from the coding sequence ATGGGGAGCATCCTCGTTACGGGCGGCGCGGGCTACATCGGCTCGCACATGGTGAAGACCCTGGTCTCGGCGGGGCGCGACGTCGTCGTCCTCGACGACCTCTCGAGCGGCCACGAGGACGCCGTGCACCCGAAGGCCCGCTTCGTCCGTGGCGACATCCGCGACAGCGAGAAGGTCCGCAAGATCGTGGCCGACCACGCCGTCGAGGGCACGATCCACTTCGCCGCGAAGATCCAGGTCGGCGAGTCGATGGTGAAGCCCCGGATGTACTTCCAGGACAACCTCGTGGCCACGCTCGCCCTCCTCGAGACGCTCCTCGACGCGAAGGTCGGCACGTTCATCCTCTCGTCTACCGCGGCCGTGTACGGCGATCCCGAGTACACCCCCATCGACGAGGACCACCCGAAGCGCCCGGTGAACACCTACGGCGAGTCGAAGCTCTTCATCGAGCACGCGCTCCGCCGCTACCACGACGCGTACGGCCTGAAATACGCCGCGCTCCGCTACTTCAACGCCTCGGGCGCCGACCCCGCGGCGGGCCTCGGCGAGCGCCACGATCCGGAGACCCACCTCATCCCGCTCGTGCTCGACGCGGCCGCGGGCAAGCGCGCCGACATCGGCGTCTTCGGCGACGACTGGGACACACGCGACGGCACCTGCGAGCGCGACTACATCCACGTGCTCGACCTCGCCGACGCCCACCTCGCCGCGTTCGACCACCTCGCGCGCGGCGGCGCCTCGGGGGCGTACAACCTCGGCACCGGCCGCGGCACCACGGTCAAAGAGATCATCTCGGCGGTCGAGACCGTCACGAAGCGCAAGGTGCCCGTGAGCATGAAGCCCCGCCGCGACGGCGATCCGGCCGTGCTCGTGGCGAGCGCCAAGAAGGCCGAGGCCACCTTCGGGTGGAAGGCGAAGCGCGCCGATCTGCTCGGCATCGTGGGCGACGCCTGGGCGTTCCACCAGCGTAAGGTCTGA
- a CDS encoding class I SAM-dependent methyltransferase — protein MSRTLAPRSVMSRFFPRKANDWVRQAVEQVTYPPDLSAEDVALCESVADITMTSPERIVALRDAVRYVVGNGIEGDVVECGVWRGGSMVVVAKTLLSLGSIRDLYLCDTFEGMSPATEHDKAFDGRSADSMLDATARKEGNSVWCIAGEEDVRQNVGRTGYPGERQHFVRGKVEDTLPAAAPEKIAILRLDTDWYESTKHELEVLYPRLVDGGVLILDDYGYWQGARKAVDEYFAKQPKKPLLHRIDLTGRMTVKRA, from the coding sequence ATGAGCCGTACCCTCGCCCCGCGCAGCGTCATGAGCCGCTTCTTTCCCCGTAAGGCGAACGACTGGGTGCGCCAGGCCGTCGAGCAGGTCACCTACCCCCCCGACCTCTCCGCCGAGGACGTCGCGCTCTGCGAGTCGGTCGCGGACATCACCATGACGAGCCCCGAGCGCATCGTGGCCCTGCGCGACGCCGTGCGCTACGTCGTCGGCAACGGCATCGAGGGGGACGTGGTCGAGTGCGGCGTGTGGCGCGGCGGCAGCATGGTCGTCGTCGCGAAGACGCTGCTCTCCCTCGGGAGCATCCGCGATCTGTACCTGTGCGACACCTTCGAGGGCATGAGCCCCGCGACCGAGCACGACAAAGCGTTCGACGGCCGCTCGGCCGACTCCATGCTCGACGCCACGGCCCGCAAGGAGGGCAACAGCGTCTGGTGCATCGCGGGCGAAGAGGACGTGCGCCAGAACGTCGGGCGCACCGGGTACCCGGGCGAGCGGCAGCACTTCGTGCGGGGCAAGGTCGAGGACACGCTCCCCGCGGCGGCCCCCGAGAAGATCGCCATCTTGCGCCTCGACACCGACTGGTACGAGTCGACGAAGCACGAGCTCGAGGTGCTCTACCCGCGCCTCGTCGACGGGGGCGTGCTCATCCTCGACGACTACGGCTACTGGCAGGGCGCCCGGAAGGCCGTCGACGAGTACTTCGCGAAGCAGCCGAAGAAGCCGCTCCTCCACCGCATCGACCTCACCGGCCGCATGACGGTGAAGCGCGCCTGA
- a CDS encoding class I SAM-dependent methyltransferase, giving the protein MNEGKTRFDPPIWDHQRHVLRALRIAIEACVPKLGLRTGSRVVDLGCGDRPYVSLFEGQGATYVGCDIDGDPDVRIVPGEPIPLPDGHADVVASFQVLEHVWDVDAYLKEAKRLLAPDGRLLLSTHGTWLYHPHPTDFHRWTRPGLVRTIESAGYVVEHVEGAVGPLAWTTQFRLLGLRHALNAVPLLGRVAVPPMATLMNLRMIVEDLVTPSGITQDNAAMYVVVARPIRD; this is encoded by the coding sequence ATGAATGAGGGCAAGACCCGGTTCGACCCGCCCATCTGGGACCACCAACGCCACGTGCTCCGCGCGCTCCGCATCGCGATCGAGGCGTGCGTCCCGAAGCTCGGGCTCCGGACGGGCTCCCGCGTGGTGGACCTCGGCTGCGGGGACCGCCCCTACGTCTCTCTCTTCGAGGGGCAGGGCGCGACGTACGTCGGGTGCGACATCGACGGCGATCCGGACGTGCGCATCGTCCCGGGCGAGCCCATCCCGCTCCCGGACGGCCACGCGGACGTGGTCGCGAGCTTCCAGGTGCTCGAGCACGTGTGGGACGTAGACGCCTATCTGAAGGAGGCGAAGCGCCTGCTCGCGCCGGACGGGAGGCTCCTCCTCTCGACGCACGGCACGTGGCTCTACCACCCGCACCCGACGGACTTCCACAGGTGGACGCGCCCGGGCCTCGTGAGGACGATCGAGTCGGCGGGCTACGTCGTCGAGCACGTCGAGGGCGCCGTCGGTCCCTTGGCCTGGACGACCCAGTTCCGCCTCCTCGGGCTCCGCCACGCCCTGAACGCGGTGCCCCTGCTCGGGCGCGTCGCCGTACCGCCCATGGCGACGCTCATGAACCTCCGCATGATCGTGGAGGACTTGGTCACCCCGAGCGGCATCACCCAAGACAACGCGGCGATGTACGTCGTCGTGGCCCGCCCCATCCGCGACTGA
- a CDS encoding glycosyltransferase family 2 protein has translation MKSTPPPEKKLELSVVIPCLNEEKTITFCIEKALRAMKEHGIEGEVLVSDNGSTDKSIEVSEAAGARVVKCPDKGYGAALKYGFENAWGDYLLMGDADDSYDFSELPRFVDKVREGHVYVMGTRLRGKIMPGAMPFLNRHLGTPVLTRILNWLFDTSITDCNSGMRCMKREMVLGLGLISPGMEFASELIVKAAKADVPIVEVPITLHKDKRDRAPHLRPWRDGWRHLRLLLWYAPNKTMMQPGLVLLLLGLVLVVSQLFGPFSVGGLYFDIHYMILGLTMSILGLSAASMGGAIHAVMPEPKRPSALADWLTFDKGVVVGALLFVGGLACDGYVLGTWLSTHRGEVTPTLTRLTLFGVLLMAMGFQFILAGLLVGTAQTASAAHMARSGRGDG, from the coding sequence GTGAAATCGACCCCTCCCCCCGAAAAGAAGCTCGAGCTCTCGGTCGTCATCCCCTGCCTCAACGAGGAGAAGACGATCACCTTCTGCATCGAGAAGGCGCTCCGCGCGATGAAGGAGCACGGCATCGAGGGCGAGGTGCTCGTGAGCGACAACGGCAGCACCGACAAGAGCATCGAGGTGTCCGAGGCCGCCGGCGCGCGCGTCGTGAAATGCCCCGACAAGGGCTACGGGGCCGCGCTGAAGTACGGCTTCGAGAACGCCTGGGGCGACTACCTCCTCATGGGAGACGCCGACGACTCGTACGACTTCTCCGAGCTCCCGCGCTTCGTCGACAAGGTGCGCGAGGGCCACGTCTACGTGATGGGCACGCGCCTCCGCGGCAAGATCATGCCCGGCGCGATGCCGTTTTTGAACCGGCACCTCGGCACGCCGGTGCTCACGCGCATCTTGAACTGGCTCTTCGACACGAGCATCACCGACTGCAACTCCGGCATGCGCTGCATGAAGCGCGAGATGGTGCTCGGCCTCGGGCTCATCTCCCCGGGCATGGAGTTCGCGTCGGAGCTGATCGTGAAGGCCGCCAAGGCCGACGTGCCCATCGTGGAGGTGCCCATCACCCTCCACAAGGACAAGCGCGACCGCGCGCCTCACCTTCGCCCCTGGCGCGACGGGTGGCGGCACCTCCGCCTCCTCCTCTGGTACGCGCCCAACAAAACCATGATGCAGCCGGGGCTCGTGCTCTTGCTGCTCGGGCTCGTGCTCGTCGTAAGCCAGCTCTTCGGGCCCTTCAGCGTGGGCGGCCTCTACTTCGACATCCACTACATGATCCTCGGCCTCACGATGAGCATCCTTGGCTTGTCGGCGGCCTCGATGGGCGGCGCGATCCACGCGGTGATGCCCGAGCCGAAGCGCCCCTCGGCCCTCGCCGACTGGCTCACGTTCGACAAGGGCGTGGTCGTGGGCGCGCTCCTCTTCGTCGGCGGGCTCGCGTGCGACGGGTACGTGCTCGGCACGTGGCTCTCGACGCACCGGGGCGAGGTGACCCCGACCCTCACGCGGCTCACGCTCTTCGGCGTGCTGCTCATGGCGATGGGGTTCCAGTTCATCTTGGCCGGTCTGCTCGTGGGCACGGCGCAGACCGCGTCGGCCGCCCACATGGCGCGCTCGGGCCGCGGAGATGGCTGA
- a CDS encoding glycosyltransferase family 4 protein, whose protein sequence is MRILVVTHYMPPHLGGIERVAESLAEGLRARGHEVRWVSSAVPEVPGKNGEIVRVRALNVLEEKLGVPYPIWSPSAPATMLSEVRRADVVHAHDCLYMGSALAAAACKATGTPLVLTQHVGYVPFGKALDLVQELAYRTLGRSVLAAATALVACAPHVPEYFRTLGVKKPFSLVRNGIDDTRFVVRTEADRAALRARAGIDPAAKVMLFSGRLVAKKGVAKVAEVQRALAAEGVTLVVAGDGPLAHLFEGLPSTVRLGAVSPERMPEIYAMADAYVLPSRGEGLPLGVQESLLSGTPVVVSDDPAFRDGLDGLAGVRFVSEGENLADVVREALAADLSRDEVRGSAKGAWGLDAFLTAYEGILGEAARSRFA, encoded by the coding sequence GTGCGCATACTCGTCGTGACCCACTACATGCCTCCCCACCTCGGGGGCATCGAGCGCGTGGCCGAGTCTCTCGCCGAGGGGCTCCGCGCGCGCGGGCACGAGGTGCGGTGGGTGTCGTCGGCCGTGCCCGAAGTGCCCGGAAAGAATGGAGAAATCGTGCGGGTTCGGGCGCTCAACGTGCTCGAGGAGAAGCTCGGCGTGCCGTACCCGATCTGGTCGCCGAGCGCGCCGGCCACGATGCTCTCCGAGGTGCGTCGCGCTGACGTCGTGCACGCCCACGACTGCCTCTACATGGGGTCTGCGCTCGCGGCCGCGGCCTGCAAGGCCACGGGGACCCCGCTCGTCCTCACGCAGCACGTCGGGTACGTGCCGTTCGGCAAGGCGCTCGATCTCGTCCAAGAGCTCGCGTACCGCACCCTCGGTCGCTCGGTGCTCGCGGCGGCCACGGCGCTCGTCGCGTGCGCGCCTCACGTGCCGGAGTACTTCCGTACGCTTGGTGTGAAGAAGCCATTTTCGCTCGTGCGGAACGGCATCGACGACACCCGCTTCGTGGTGCGCACCGAGGCGGATCGGGCGGCGCTCCGTGCGCGCGCGGGCATCGATCCCGCCGCGAAGGTGATGCTCTTCTCGGGGCGCCTCGTGGCGAAGAAGGGCGTCGCCAAGGTGGCCGAGGTGCAGCGCGCGCTCGCCGCCGAGGGGGTCACGCTCGTGGTCGCCGGTGACGGTCCGCTCGCGCACCTCTTCGAAGGGCTCCCGAGCACCGTGCGCCTCGGCGCGGTCTCGCCCGAGCGCATGCCCGAGATCTACGCCATGGCCGACGCCTACGTGCTCCCGTCGCGTGGTGAGGGGCTCCCGCTCGGCGTGCAAGAGTCGCTGCTCTCGGGCACGCCTGTCGTCGTGTCGGACGATCCGGCCTTCCGCGACGGGCTAGACGGCCTCGCGGGGGTGCGCTTCGTGTCCGAGGGAGAGAACCTCGCCGACGTGGTGCGTGAGGCGCTCGCGGCCGATCTCTCGCGTGACGAGGTGCGCGGCTCGGCGAAGGGCGCGTGGGGTCTCGACGCGTTCCTCACCGCCTACGAGGGCATCTTGGGAGAGGCCGCACGCTCGCGGTTCGCGTGA
- a CDS encoding LysR family transcriptional regulator: protein MTSWDDLRYVLALSRHGSLARTAKALDVDHTTVGRRVESAEASLGVTIFARTSQGYVPTLEGERVLFDLLRVEDAVLALQRGADASKSVVEGAVRVTSPETFGATYLAPLLAGLGARYPKLALELVTTGTVLDLSRREADVAVRFFRTPHEDLVVRRVGHVAYGLYASRGYLAKRPLTRPGELREHAILTCPSGPKVVDGSWVAKLSGGARAVLVCDFTIALLEAARSGSGVAVLPRYLGDREPDLQHVPMPDEPSEPIWLTVHKDVKGTPRVRAVLDTLAEAFARDAERLAGAMKARPRAATSRDTRARSRP from the coding sequence ATGACGAGCTGGGACGATCTCCGGTACGTGCTCGCGCTCTCGCGGCACGGTTCGCTCGCGCGCACGGCGAAGGCGCTCGACGTCGACCACACGACCGTCGGCCGCCGCGTCGAGTCCGCCGAGGCCTCGCTCGGCGTGACGATCTTCGCGCGGACGTCGCAGGGCTACGTGCCGACCCTCGAGGGGGAGCGTGTGCTCTTCGATCTGCTCCGCGTCGAGGATGCCGTGCTCGCCCTCCAGCGCGGCGCCGACGCGAGCAAGAGCGTCGTCGAGGGGGCCGTGCGGGTCACCTCGCCCGAGACGTTCGGCGCGACGTACCTGGCCCCTCTGCTCGCGGGGCTCGGCGCGCGCTACCCCAAGCTCGCCCTGGAGCTCGTCACCACCGGCACCGTGCTCGACCTCTCGCGCCGCGAGGCCGACGTCGCCGTGCGGTTCTTTCGCACGCCTCACGAGGACCTCGTCGTGCGCAGGGTGGGGCACGTCGCGTATGGCCTCTACGCCTCGCGTGGATACCTCGCGAAGCGCCCGCTCACGCGGCCCGGGGAGCTCCGTGAGCACGCGATCCTGACGTGCCCTTCGGGCCCCAAGGTGGTCGATGGCTCGTGGGTCGCGAAGCTCTCGGGCGGCGCGCGCGCCGTGCTCGTGTGCGACTTCACCATCGCGCTCCTCGAGGCCGCGCGCAGCGGCTCGGGCGTCGCGGTCCTCCCGCGCTATCTCGGCGATCGAGAGCCCGACCTCCAGCACGTGCCCATGCCCGACGAGCCGAGCGAGCCCATCTGGCTCACCGTCCACAAGGACGTGAAGGGCACACCGCGTGTGCGGGCCGTGCTCGACACGCTCGCCGAGGCCTTCGCGCGGGACGCCGAGCGGCTCGCCGGTGCGATGAAAGCGCGCCCGAGAGCGGCTACTTCTCGGGATACCCGAGCACGTTCACGTCCGTAA
- a CDS encoding GNAT family N-acetyltransferase, with translation MRVETEELVYRAVREGDRDAWISAMQASSALHAPWSPKPGPEDTLAVRFDRLLGQHRSGSSFKGLALSHAGDIVAFVNLNDIVRSVSQSANVGWAVHVAFAGRGLTTLAVRAALDLAFAPVPHGLALHRVSCAVMPRNTRSLRVAEKCGFRREGLAKKLVCIAGEWEDHLLFAKLAEEHEAGRAVSPRG, from the coding sequence ATGAGGGTCGAAACGGAGGAGCTCGTCTACCGCGCGGTTCGGGAAGGCGACCGCGACGCGTGGATTTCTGCGATGCAGGCGAGCTCGGCGCTGCACGCGCCGTGGTCCCCGAAGCCCGGGCCGGAGGACACGCTCGCCGTTCGCTTCGACAGGCTCCTCGGGCAGCACCGTTCCGGGTCCTCGTTCAAGGGCCTCGCCCTGTCGCACGCGGGGGACATCGTGGCCTTCGTGAACCTGAACGACATCGTGCGCAGCGTCTCGCAGTCCGCGAACGTGGGCTGGGCCGTGCACGTGGCGTTCGCCGGGAGGGGCCTCACGACGCTGGCCGTCCGCGCCGCCCTCGACCTCGCCTTCGCGCCCGTCCCTCATGGGCTCGCCTTGCACAGGGTCTCGTGTGCGGTCATGCCGAGGAACACGCGGAGCCTCCGCGTGGCCGAAAAATGCGGATTTCGGCGCGAGGGGCTCGCGAAGAAGCTCGTGTGCATCGCGGGCGAGTGGGAAGACCACCTGCTCTTCGCGAAGCTCGCCGAGGAGCACGAGGCTGGCCGTGCCGTCTCCCCTCGGGGATAG
- a CDS encoding sigma-70 family RNA polymerase sigma factor, translated as MQPQPVAPDPRRSPHDIATVFRENLPFVFRALRRLGVAEGDVDDVCQEVFLVVMRKLAEFEGRSQLRTWIYGICVRTASDYRKRAPRRREVLTDEPPEGVEHGTPLDRATVSQARDLLDRILMQLDDDKRAVFVLYEIEELPMNEVAQALECPLQTAYSRLHAARKRVEELARELEEGGRAS; from the coding sequence ATGCAACCCCAGCCCGTCGCACCCGACCCGAGGAGGTCACCTCACGACATCGCGACGGTGTTCCGCGAGAACTTGCCCTTCGTCTTCCGCGCGCTCCGGCGGCTCGGGGTGGCCGAGGGCGACGTCGACGACGTATGCCAAGAGGTCTTCTTGGTCGTGATGCGCAAGCTCGCCGAGTTCGAGGGGCGCTCGCAGCTCCGCACGTGGATCTACGGCATCTGCGTGCGGACCGCGTCGGACTACCGCAAACGCGCGCCTCGCCGCCGCGAGGTGCTCACCGACGAGCCGCCCGAAGGCGTAGAGCACGGCACGCCGCTCGACAGGGCGACGGTCTCGCAGGCGCGCGATCTGCTCGACCGCATCTTGATGCAGCTCGACGACGACAAACGCGCCGTGTTCGTCCTCTACGAGATCGAAGAGCTTCCCATGAACGAGGTCGCCCAGGCGCTCGAGTGCCCGCTCCAGACGGCGTACTCTCGCCTCCACGCCGCCCGCAAACGTGTCGAAGAGCTCGCCCGTGAGCTCGAGGAAGGAGGTCGCGCGTCATGA